Genomic window (Candidatus Nitrosocosmicus franklandus):
TCCTGATTGCTTGGATCTTCATATTTGCTTAATTAGTCATGCTCTATAGTACGTTTCTTATGATTGATAAATATTAAACAACAGAATGTAAATTGTTGATAAAAATGATTCTAGTACCATTTAATAGTTAAAGTATTCGCAAAGGTTTCTAACATATGCTGTAAATTCAGCAAATCTAGTTTTTCTAAGTAATAAGTATAGACCTATGTTAAAATTCTTTTATTACATGTGATTCAGGAACTACCTATCACTAGATCTTTGTTTGATGAATCACTTAGAAACAAAAAAAGTAGTTCAATAGCCACACTAAGCGAACATGCTTTAGCGATATACAAACAAATGGAAGATAACAATAAGAATACAATGCAAGAAAAAATAGATGGAATCGGATCCATAGATGAGTTAATTTTGAGTGTGTAATAATCTGTTATAGCCCACCCAATTAAATAGCCAATTATGCGAAAAATAATTAGGTGAGGTGGACTTGTTAATTATGGGAAACTACGGGTTAGAAGGACTAGCCAAAATCAAGGGATTGGTAAGTGTATCTCGGAAAGTGTCAGAAAGGTATCTGTCCTATTAAGTTAATACGTTAAAATCTGGCTCTGTTCAGTTAACATGTTTTATTTCTCTGTTATGATAGTCAATAAATAACCGCAACCAATTGTGTACATGCTTCAACTTACAATTCTTTACTCTGCAAGGAAAATAGTCATCGAAACTTTCGGTTCTATCCTTGATATATTGCATCGTTCTTTCGATTACACTTTTCTCGTAAGAGGAATGAATATGGTGATCGAGTTTGAGAAACTGACAAGCCATGGGATACCAAGTCCCACCATCATCAGTCGAAACTGGGTGCTTTCCATGAACTTTGATCAAATTAGAAAGATATCTTTCTGCAACAAACATGTTTCTTTCCTTAGAGATAGATAGTGCGAGAATTTGTCTGTTTTTAGGCTCTATTGCTACCCATAGCCAGATGTATTCTGATCTCACCTTTAACATCGTTTCATCTACAATATACTCCAGAACCTTTCTTCTGCGTGACTGCATCTTTTGGGGTTTGTACTTTTGAATCCAGTTCCAGATGGAAACATGATTTCTTTTGAAAAGTTGAGATAGTCTTTCGGAGGCTCTCCTGAGAGAAAGACCTGAAAAGTATAGATGTAGTGCATAATATACATACTTTGAAGGCGTTCTGTTTCTAGTAAGCATAAAAGAAATGGAATGCTTTCAAGCTATAGGATTATCGTTAACTGAACAGAGCCGATTGTAAATAGCTCATTGTTAAATATTATCAAGACAATAGTATTTTGATGACCGCAGATGCCAATACAGAACAAAAACGGTCAACATTTTACCCCTTATCGGAATTGACCGTTTTAAAAAGAAGTGGGAATTCTGAGAAATTTAACCAAGAAAAACTAGCCAGGGGAATTACAAGAGCTGGTACTCCATACATGCTTGCTAATGATATCTCAAAATCAATTACAAGCAAATTGGCCTCAAATCCTCATATCGATAACGTCATTCTTTCAAGTAAACTTCGAGAATACGTTTCAACAGAGTTGAGACAGAGAAATCAAAATACGATCGCCGAATCGTACTTGGGATATAGCAAGAATAGCGTTACATCTATTAGCGAAGAGCAACTAAAAAATAATAAATACAACTCCAAGGTATCCCAAACTACAAACACTCGTCAGAAGCAATTTGCAAAAGATAAAGATAATACCTCTGGAAGAAATACAAAAAGAGGAATCTAGAAAATAATCTAGAATTTAATGGATGTGTTAATTTATCTTTTATTGAGGGAATAGCAAAACTCTTGATTGATATCTAATATGAGCTATGTCGATGAAACTCATGTGGATACTCAGACATTCTTGCTATTGCTGGTTGTTGTCAATTCTCTTTGATGTGATTTTTTCGGCCAGATTGGTATAATTGTGGTGGTAACAGCTACCACAATGACTATAGACGTATAAATATCTGTGGATAAGGTTCCAGTTGATATGTCTACTCCAGCAACAATAAGTCTACATCCCCTCGGGACACCATATTTATTTCAACTCTCATTGATCTTGTCTAGTCTTTAAGAAATAATATGGTGATAATCCAAATCCCAATAATATTGTTGATACTGATGTCGCTATAATTATTCCTGCAATGAATAACATATCTAAATTGATACCTCAATCTTTTGAAAAAGGAATAGAAAAGGTAGAAAATGTTTTCCTATTTTGTATAATTATAAGATCAATCTTCTACTTCTAGTATTGTACAATAAGGCTTAAAAGAATATTCAATCTCTATTGTTATTGTTGAAAAACAAAATAATTTGGCTACTGATTATGTCTCTAATTGTGTCTGTTATGATTTTAGGAAACCATTCGTTATTTGAATACTCTGAATCTCGATTAGCTTCTCCTCAGGTAGTTACTACTTATAACTTTACTCAAGGACATAACCCGTCTGTTGCCGTAAATCCCAACACTGGAGAATTGTTTGCTGTATATACTTTAACGGAGAATAATTCTACAAATATTTATATTACAAAGTCTCAAGATAGTGGTAACTCATTTAGCATACCAGTACGTATTAATGACAAACCCGGAGATGCTGCCGATACATGGAACACTATTCCGATATGCTTTGGTTCGAATAATGAAGTGTATGTTGCATGGATGGTTTCTAAGGAAGATCCAGACTTTCCATACGGGATTACTGAATTACGTGTATCCAGGTCTTTGGATGGAGGGAATACCTTTTCACCGGCTGTCAATCCCGTAACTGGTTACAAAAGTGAAAAGGCATTCTTTGATCTGAGTGTGACTGGGAATCAGACACTTTATTTGTCATTTCTTGATAGTCTCACAAATGAATCTGGTACAAGAATAATTGATTACCCTTCAAGCTTTAAATTGGTGAAATCGGTTGATGGAGGAAAATCTTTTGCCTTGCCTTCTACCATTGATAATCAAAACTGTGTTTGCTGTCAAACAGTTTCTGCAGTGGGTCTTGATGGAGAAATATATTTCTCATGGCGAGATTCCCAGTATGAACAAGATATTATTCCCGTAGATCCAAATAATCCATACAATTATGGGTTTAGTAATGGATCTCTATTCGATGATTTTGACTATGAAGACTATGAGACTATTCGAGATATAGTAGTAAGACATACAGTGGATAACGGAACTGGCGAGGAGTTTAGTCCTATTACAAAAGTTAGTCAGGATAAATGGTATATTACTGGTTGCCCTGATGCTGGACCTGGTATGGCTTTTGACAGCGTGGGACGCTTACATGTGGCCTGGTTTACCGGAAGTAAAACTGCTCCAAATGGCACAGGTTATTACTATGCCTATTCAGACGATAAAGGTTTAACCTTTAGCGAGTCTATCCCGTTGTTAACTGATGAAGAATTTATTCCTCCTACACAAGTTAGTGTAGGAGTTGACAATAGAGATAATGTGTGGATTACTTTTTCTGATCAGAGGAGTTCAGATGTAGTTAGATACTCTGAAATTAGGGATGATCATCAGGGTAAAGTTCATTTGAGCATCGTAGACAATGATCATCAAGTGATATTTAACAGCTCAATAATAGATGGACAGATACATGAATTGGTGGATCTGGCAGTAAGTGGTAACGATGATGTTGCTTTCATTGCTTACCGAGATGGAAATAACGCCAAAATTTCTGTGGTGACGGCCAATATTGCTACCAATACTACTCTAACAAATGATAATTTTGCCTAGTCTAACACCTGCAAAAGGTAACAGTTAAGGTAAAACCCGTTATCTTTTTTCGTCTTACTGAGAAATTGTGATAGGTTATTAAAATTTTCTTTATGTTTAGAACCTATCCCAAAATTCGATAGAAATATAGCTCCTTATCTGTCTTGGTAAACCGTGATCTGTGTCCAGACTAAGGAAGACAAAGCAAAACACACTCTTCCTACTATCAGAAGGATTCCCGATGAATTATGGGACGAGTTTAAGAAGATACTGCCTAAAGAAAAGCCTCCAAAAACTGTGGGTAGACCGATTATTCCATATAAACAAGTACTGGATGGGATCCTTTACGTTCTTAGAACGGGGTGCCAATGGAAGATGCTTCCAAAAGAATATGGTTCAGGTTCTACCTGTCACAGGAGATTTCAGGAGTGGAATAAACTGGATGTATTTAAAAATGCATGGATCAAACTATTGAAAGATTATGATGATAAAATTGGTCTCAACTGGACGTGGCAATCCATAGACAGTATATCCATAAAGTCATCTTTAGGGGGGCCAAGACTGGAAATAATCCCACAGACAGGAGCAAACTAGGCACAAAAAGACACATTTTGACAGAGAAGAAAGGTATTCCTCTATCGGTTGTAATTTCACCTGCTAGCACTCACGACATCAATCTGGTAACAGATGTAGTCGATAATACAGTAATAAAAAGACCAAAATCATTATCCAGATCGAGACGACGACGACGACGATTACAACATCTGTGTCTTGATAAGGGATACAAATCTGCAGAGGAAGAACAGGAATTAATCAAACGAGGATATGTTCTGCACATTCCAATCAAGAAGAAAAAAGGGAAGAAAGGTGAAATTGGCAAAGAAATATCAATGCCAAACCGTAAGAAATATTCTTCCAAGAGATGGGTTGTAGAGAGAACGAATTCATGGCATAACAGGTTTAGGAAACTCTTCACACGATATGAAAAGAAGGATGAAAACTATCTTGGTCTAGCACAGTTCTCTTGTAGTATAATCATCTATAGAAAGTTAATTTTGGGATAGGCTCTTAATTATCTAAATACTTCATAAGACACTTCACCTTTAATATATTCATAGATTTGTCACAAACTAAAAACTTACATCTTGATTTATGGTATAGAATTACAGAACACTTGATTTCTTGCTAAACGTCGTACGATGAATCATTTTGTAAGCTCAGATTATAACCTGATGATCAGTAAAACCTCTTTATTTCAAAGAATGATTATGATTCTGTTCTTGTCACTTGTGATATTGTCCAGCCATCAAGAATAGTTTCTCCTTGTTTATAGTTATCTTATTTTTTATCGATTTGGCTGGAACACCTGCAACTATATCCTCATCATCAATATTGTTTATAACCGAACTACCAGAACCAACAATAACCTTGTTTCCTATTTTTAATTTATTTTTCACAGTGCTGTTTAATCCAAACCAACAGTTATTGCCTATTGTGGTACTTCCTCCTATTATTGTACCTGCAGTTAATTCAGTATTTTTACCAATGCTTACATTGTGAGCAACATGACATAGTGCGTCTATCTTTGTACCCTGTCCTATTACTGTATCAGATAGAGAGCCGCGTGCAATTGAACAGTTAGCATATATTTCAACATCGTTTTCTATAATTACCTTGCCGTAATGAGGAAACTTTTCAAGTTCCAGTGTATCAGGGCATCTTTCAAAAGCAAAACCATCATAGCCTATTGTGGTGTTTGGTTGAATTATGCAGCCATCACCTACTATACAATTTTGTAGATTTACTTTGGATTCAATCATTGTGTTGTCTCCTATTATGCAATCTTTGCCAATGACAACATGGTCTCCAATATAACAATCTCTACCTATTTTTGCTGAATCAGCTATTGTGGCTGTGGGAGATATTACACCTCCCACTATTACTTTGTTGGATTCTAAGTTAGTACTACGGGTAATCCTTTTTGCAATTCTGGTAAATTCAAATCGTGGATTATCTACAAATACAAGGACCTGATTCTTTTTCTTGTTGGGATGAATACGTCCTATCATGCTTTTTTTACAAAGAATAACACCAGCATTTGACCTAGCAATGGCTAAAATACCTTCATATCCATCGTATGAACAAAATACCAGATCATAAGTTACTCCTTTAGATATTGATGAAACGTATTTTACTATTTTTAGGCTTTGACCTTCAATAATATAACCTGACTCAATATGTTATACCAGCGACTCTATCGTTCATTTAGTCATGTTGTGTATTATCTCAACGATTGATATTTCTTATATCGTTATTAGTTCATTCTACTAATATACTAATACATATTTCTAAATTTACTACTTTTTAGTTAAATAAAATAAGACTTTGTGTATGTCAAGATATTCTTGCACTATTACCGCATTCTAATATCGCGATCTCATATCATTTGTAACAATACAGTAGTAAGTAACGACTAAAAGACACACTATCATTCTAGTCATTACTCATTACTGAAATGAAGAGGCATTAGCATTTAACTCTGTACATGGTTTAGGTCTTTGTTCATCGTAATTGCATTGCTATTGTTTATATAATTTCTTGTACATTCGTTGAATGTATGTATGTCTTTTATACCGTTAAACTAAATTATACAAATTACTAGTCGGGGTTAAACAGGCAATCGCTTTAATGGTAAATATATTGAGCTTTCAGTTCTTCTATTGTTGTACCAGTTGCCTTTTAACTATCTGGTTATATGTAACTTCATTACTTAAAAAGAAAGTATATTTAGTTGCACTGCATATTTTATTGTTCTCAATAATAAGGCAAATCTGTTTCTTGCACCTTCTCATTCAATTAGCACTGTAATTCATTATTCTTTTCTATCTCCTTATATGATACAAACGTCGATATCTTTATTCATGTGCTTGCTCTAAATATACCTGATTTTGCTTGCCTTTAGCTAAAGATCTAATGATGGACAAAAATGATGGATTTACTCCTCAAAGAAAAAAACTACCTTATTTAATGGAGTCTGCCAGTGGATCTGATGATAAAACCGACAAAAGGTTTTTTTCTTAAAAATAATTTTTCTAATACCATGTATTAGATATGGGGACTTGTCGCGAATAACCAATTCTGCAATGAAACATTTCTACAATTTATCTGTATTGGAAAGCATTATCTAATAAAAGTAATCTACTTCGAAAATAGCGATGTTACAAGATATTTTCCACATTCAACTCCAATGGAAGAAATCGTTAGGTTAGGATATCTAAAAATGAAAACCTCGATGGAAATATTGATATTCCTTTATACAAAGAAAAAAAATACTCATTTGGTGATATTATATCATATGTAGGTATTGTATCATCACCATCTCTTGGAATTCGAAGAGACTTGATGGGTCAAATATCGTAGCAAGGAGAATAAAGATGAAGGATCAGAATTTTCAGTGAGGATTCCAAAACTTATTAAAAAATTGCTACAGGAGACCAACAACAGTTTACTAGATAAGGATATGGCTAGTTATCTTTCATTGATAAGTGAATTCTAGTATTTTATTAGAATATATTTAATTTAATTTTTTTTAAACGAATCCATACTTTGCTGATACCAAACTGATTGAATTTTATTGATGTGTTATTCTTGTAATTTTGTTGGCTAATATCTTTACATGGACAATGGCATCTACTTCTGCATACCACCTTTTCAGCTGAGTGATTTAATTCAACTCGCGTGACCAGTTGCTGTAGAAAATAGAGTGACTAGTTCATTCTACGAATGAATCATGATCTTTATATCGACATTTGGAGAAGTACTATATGCGGCTCCGTTTATCTAGTTCTCATTAAGAGTATGGATGAACAA
Coding sequences:
- a CDS encoding UDP-3-O-(3-hydroxymyristoyl)glucosamine N-acyltransferase → MESGYIIEGQSLKIVKYVSSISKGVTYDLVFCSYDGYEGILAIARSNAGVILCKKSMIGRIHPNKKKNQVLVFVDNPRFEFTRIAKRITRSTNLESNKVIVGGVISPTATIADSAKIGRDCYIGDHVVIGKDCIIGDNTMIESKVNLQNCIVGDGCIIQPNTTIGYDGFAFERCPDTLELEKFPHYGKVIIENDVEIYANCSIARGSLSDTVIGQGTKIDALCHVAHNVSIGKNTELTAGTIIGGSTTIGNNCWFGLNSTVKNKLKIGNKVIVGSGSSVINNIDDEDIVAGVPAKSIKNKITINKEKLFLMAGQYHK
- a CDS encoding IS5 family transposase (programmed frameshift), encoding MRRIPDELWDEFKKILPKEKPPKTVGRPIIPYKQVLDGILYVLRTGCQWKMLPKEYGSGSTCHRRFQEWNKLDVFKNAWIKLLKDYDDKIGLNWTWQSIDSISIKSSLGGPKTGNNPTDRSKLGTKRHILTEKKGIPLSVVISPASTHDINLVTDVVDNTVIKRPKSLSRSRRRRRRLQHLCLDKGYKSAEEEQELIKRGYVLHIPIKKKKGKKGEIGKEISMPNRKKYSSKRWVVERTNSWHNRFRKLFTRYEKKDENYLGLAQFSCSIIIYRKLILG
- a CDS encoding sialidase family protein, giving the protein MILGNHSLFEYSESRLASPQVVTTYNFTQGHNPSVAVNPNTGELFAVYTLTENNSTNIYITKSQDSGNSFSIPVRINDKPGDAADTWNTIPICFGSNNEVYVAWMVSKEDPDFPYGITELRVSRSLDGGNTFSPAVNPVTGYKSEKAFFDLSVTGNQTLYLSFLDSLTNESGTRIIDYPSSFKLVKSVDGGKSFALPSTIDNQNCVCCQTVSAVGLDGEIYFSWRDSQYEQDIIPVDPNNPYNYGFSNGSLFDDFDYEDYETIRDIVVRHTVDNGTGEEFSPITKVSQDKWYITGCPDAGPGMAFDSVGRLHVAWFTGSKTAPNGTGYYYAYSDDKGLTFSESIPLLTDEEFIPPTQVSVGVDNRDNVWITFSDQRSSDVVRYSEIRDDHQGKVHLSIVDNDHQVIFNSSIIDGQIHELVDLAVSGNDDVAFIAYRDGNNAKISVVTANIATNTTLTNDNFA
- a CDS encoding DDE-type integrase/transposase/recombinase; the protein is MLTRNRTPSKYVYYALHLYFSGLSLRRASERLSQLFKRNHVSIWNWIQKYKPQKMQSRRRKVLEYIVDETMLKVRSEYIWLWVAIEPKNRQILALSISKERNMFVAERYLSNLIKVHGKHPVSTDDGGTWYPMACQFLKLDHHIHSSYEKSVIERTMQYIKDRTESFDDYFPCRVKNCKLKHVHNWLRLFIDYHNREIKHVN
- a CDS encoding ATP cone domain-containing protein, with amino-acid sequence MTADANTEQKRSTFYPLSELTVLKRSGNSEKFNQEKLARGITRAGTPYMLANDISKSITSKLASNPHIDNVILSSKLREYVSTELRQRNQNTIAESYLGYSKNSVTSISEEQLKNNKYNSKVSQTTNTRQKQFAKDKDNTSGRNTKRGI